In Saccharomonospora marina XMU15, one genomic interval encodes:
- a CDS encoding aldehyde dehydrogenase family protein yields the protein MSQWEYAPAPESAEIANLKQRYRPFIGGEFVAGSGEPMQTVNPATGEVLADVDTASESDVDNAVRAARRAYEHTWSKLPGTERAKYVFRIARLVQERARELAVLETLDNGKPISQSRDADVPGAAAHFFYHAGWADKLDYAGLGPDPRPLGVAAQVIPWNFPLLMLAWKVAPALATGNTVVLKPAPTTPLTALVFAEICAQADLPDGVVNIVPGGDGVGAAVVAHPDVDKVAFTGSTEVGKRIQRELAGTGKRLTLELGGKAANVVFDDAPLDQAVEGIVDGIFYNQGHVCCAGSRLLVQESVAQELLDRLRARIGALRLGDPLDKNTDIGAINSAEQLARINELVATGEAEGAQRWSSPCPLPDQGFFFPPTVFSDVEQSMRIAREEIFGPVLSVLTFRTPAEAVAKANNTRYGLSAGIWTEKGSRILWLAQRMRAGVVWANTFNRFDPAAPFGGYRESGFGREGGRIGLEAYLHV from the coding sequence ATGAGCCAATGGGAATACGCGCCCGCGCCGGAGTCCGCGGAGATCGCCAACCTGAAGCAGCGCTACCGCCCGTTCATCGGCGGTGAGTTCGTAGCCGGTTCCGGCGAGCCGATGCAGACGGTCAACCCGGCGACCGGTGAGGTGCTGGCGGACGTCGACACCGCCTCGGAGTCGGATGTGGACAACGCGGTGCGGGCCGCGAGGCGCGCCTACGAGCACACCTGGAGCAAGCTGCCCGGCACCGAGCGGGCGAAGTACGTCTTCCGCATCGCCAGGCTCGTCCAGGAGCGGGCACGGGAACTGGCCGTGCTGGAGACACTGGACAACGGCAAGCCGATCAGCCAGTCGCGAGACGCCGACGTTCCCGGCGCGGCAGCGCACTTCTTCTACCACGCCGGCTGGGCCGACAAGCTCGACTACGCGGGACTCGGCCCCGACCCCCGGCCGCTCGGTGTGGCGGCCCAGGTGATCCCCTGGAACTTCCCGTTGCTGATGCTCGCGTGGAAGGTCGCGCCCGCACTGGCGACCGGAAACACGGTGGTGCTCAAGCCCGCCCCTACCACGCCGCTGACCGCGCTCGTCTTCGCCGAGATCTGCGCGCAGGCGGACCTGCCCGACGGTGTGGTCAACATCGTGCCGGGTGGCGATGGCGTCGGCGCCGCCGTTGTCGCTCATCCCGACGTCGACAAGGTGGCGTTCACGGGGTCGACCGAGGTGGGCAAACGAATCCAGCGGGAACTGGCGGGCACCGGCAAGCGGCTGACCCTCGAACTCGGCGGCAAGGCGGCCAACGTGGTGTTCGACGACGCCCCGCTGGACCAGGCCGTGGAAGGCATCGTCGACGGCATCTTCTACAACCAGGGGCACGTGTGCTGTGCCGGTTCCCGGTTGCTGGTCCAGGAGTCGGTAGCGCAGGAGTTGCTCGACCGGCTGCGCGCCAGGATCGGGGCGTTGCGACTGGGCGACCCGCTGGACAAGAACACCGACATCGGGGCGATCAACTCGGCGGAACAGCTGGCGAGGATCAACGAACTCGTCGCCACGGGTGAGGCCGAGGGCGCACAGCGGTGGTCGAGCCCGTGCCCGCTGCCGGATCAGGGGTTCTTCTTCCCACCGACCGTTTTCTCCGACGTGGAGCAGTCGATGCGGATCGCGAGGGAGGAGATCTTCGGCCCGGTGCTTTCCGTGCTGACCTTCCGTACCCCGGCCGAGGCCGTCGCGAAGGCGAACAACACCCGCTACGGGTTGTCGGCGGGTATCTGGACCGAGAAGGGCTCGCGCATCCTGTGGCTGGCGCAGCGGATGCGCGCGGGCGTGGTGTGGGCGAACACGTTCAACCGGTTCGACCCCGCCGCACCTTTCGGCGGCTACCGCGAGTCGGGATTCGGTCGTGAGGGTGGTCGGATCGGGCTGGAGGCTTACCTGCATGTCTGA
- the deoC gene encoding deoxyribose-phosphate aldolase — MATATLPAEFADAVRDEQSLRRFLHGLPGVDQVGLEQRAASLATRSIKKAAKLWAIDAAIAMIDLTTLEGADTRGKVRAMAAKARQPDPGHPDTPKVAAVCVYPDLVETASHALRKSGIEVASVATAFPSGRSGRDVKLAEVSLAVSSGATEVDMVIDRGAFLEGRYGAVFDEIVAVKAACGQARLKVILETGELGTYDNVRRASWLALLAGGDFVKTSTGKISPAATLPVTHVLLQAVRDFREATGQRRGVKPAGGIRTTKDAIRYLVAVREVAGESWLEPALFRLGASSLLNDLLLQRRTQLEGHYSSPDHLTLD; from the coding sequence ATGGCGACAGCTACCTTGCCCGCCGAATTCGCCGATGCGGTCCGCGACGAGCAGAGCCTGCGCCGGTTCCTGCACGGGCTGCCCGGCGTGGACCAGGTGGGGCTGGAACAGCGGGCGGCGAGCCTGGCAACCCGCAGCATCAAGAAGGCCGCGAAGCTGTGGGCCATCGACGCCGCCATCGCCATGATCGATCTGACCACCCTCGAGGGTGCCGACACCAGGGGCAAGGTGCGCGCCATGGCCGCCAAGGCGCGGCAACCGGACCCCGGCCATCCGGACACGCCCAAGGTGGCGGCGGTCTGCGTGTACCCGGACCTGGTCGAGACCGCGAGCCACGCACTGCGGAAAAGTGGCATCGAGGTGGCCAGTGTCGCCACGGCGTTTCCCTCCGGACGCTCCGGCCGGGACGTGAAGCTGGCCGAGGTGTCGCTCGCGGTGTCCTCCGGAGCGACCGAGGTGGACATGGTGATCGACCGGGGCGCCTTTCTCGAGGGCCGCTACGGCGCGGTGTTCGACGAGATCGTCGCTGTGAAGGCGGCGTGCGGCCAGGCCCGGCTGAAGGTCATCCTGGAAACCGGTGAGCTGGGCACCTACGACAATGTGCGAAGGGCGAGTTGGCTCGCGCTGCTCGCAGGCGGCGACTTCGTCAAGACCTCCACCGGCAAGATCTCCCCCGCCGCGACGCTGCCGGTGACGCACGTGCTGTTGCAGGCCGTTCGCGATTTTCGCGAGGCGACAGGACAGCGGCGCGGTGTGAAACCGGCGGGCGGTATCCGCACCACCAAGGACGCCATCCGTTACCTGGTGGCGGTTCGCGAGGTGGCGGGCGAGAGTTGGCTGGAGCCCGCGCTGTTCCGGTTGGGTGCGTCCAGCCTGCTCAACGATCTGCTGTTGCAGCGGCGAACGCAGCTGGAAGGCCACTACAGCAGTCCCGACCACCTCACACTGGACTGA
- a CDS encoding serine hydrolase domain-containing protein — protein MRHAVRFAATVISCAVIATVAPGIPSAAAPPGQADVRAAMDQAVETGTPGVIAAVVDHTGRWSAGSGVGDVHTGREPRQRGRFRIASVSKTFTATLVLQLVQEGRIGLDDPVAGHLPGLLPYPEPITVRQLLQHTSGLPRDLPPELGWQSLPEVDTERFVSLTPEQVVRSATADTPLRFEPGTSWAYSNIGYTVLAMLVEKITKQPIEVALADRILRPLRLFDTELVRDQPLLTRAAGHGYEQLYQPPRGLTDVTVYNYSRYFGSGSMVSTTTDVNRFFRALLRGRLLSADTLAQMKQTVPALDGNGEYAGFDYGLGLARLPLPPCGEGTFVWGHDGSLPGFGTYSLHDESASTQITTVGTRNITAPIDSLVARFQVAAAAFCELETTTTARTTRLATTLPRLLALGPMNGR, from the coding sequence ATGCGGCACGCCGTCCGCTTCGCGGCGACCGTCATCAGCTGCGCCGTCATCGCGACGGTCGCGCCAGGCATCCCTTCGGCCGCCGCGCCGCCGGGACAGGCCGACGTTCGGGCGGCCATGGACCAGGCCGTGGAAACCGGTACGCCCGGCGTCATCGCTGCCGTCGTGGACCACACCGGCCGCTGGAGCGCGGGCAGCGGCGTCGGTGACGTACACACGGGCCGAGAACCGCGGCAGCGGGGCCGCTTCCGGATAGCCAGCGTGTCGAAAACCTTCACGGCCACGCTCGTGCTCCAACTCGTCCAGGAAGGCAGGATCGGACTCGACGACCCGGTCGCAGGCCACCTTCCCGGGCTGCTGCCGTACCCGGAGCCGATCACGGTGCGGCAGTTGCTCCAACACACCAGCGGCCTGCCGAGGGACCTGCCGCCCGAACTCGGCTGGCAGTCGCTGCCCGAGGTCGACACCGAACGGTTCGTCAGCCTCACCCCCGAGCAAGTGGTGAGGTCCGCGACCGCGGACACGCCGCTGCGGTTCGAGCCGGGCACCAGTTGGGCCTACTCCAACATCGGGTACACGGTGCTCGCGATGCTGGTCGAGAAGATCACGAAGCAACCCATCGAAGTGGCGCTCGCCGACCGCATCCTGCGGCCACTTCGGCTTTTCGACACCGAACTGGTCCGCGACCAGCCGCTGCTCACCCGGGCGGCGGGCCACGGATACGAGCAGCTCTACCAGCCGCCCCGGGGACTCACCGACGTCACCGTCTACAACTACTCGCGCTATTTCGGCTCAGGGAGCATGGTCTCCACCACCACGGACGTGAACCGCTTCTTCCGAGCGCTGCTGCGGGGCAGGTTGCTGAGCGCGGACACGCTCGCGCAGATGAAGCAGACCGTGCCCGCACTGGACGGCAACGGCGAGTACGCCGGGTTCGACTACGGACTCGGCCTTGCCCGGCTGCCACTGCCGCCGTGCGGCGAGGGCACCTTCGTGTGGGGCCACGACGGTTCGCTTCCCGGTTTCGGCACCTACAGCCTGCACGACGAGTCGGCGAGCACCCAGATCACCACCGTGGGCACCCGCAATATCACCGCGCCGATCGACTCGCTGGTGGCGCGGTTCCAGGTCGCCGCCGCGGCGTTCTGCGAACTCGAAACCACGACGACGGCACGCACGACGCGACTCGCGACCACACTGCCCCGGTTGCTCGCGCTGGGCCCGATGAACGGCCGCTGA
- a CDS encoding DUF1707 SHOCT-like domain-containing protein — protein MTEQPQRPDPKQLRASDADRERVAQLLHNAMSEGRITMAELEERLGTVYAAKTLGELEPVLVDLPGASVSHAQVTQPPAGENLPDKRIGGTPGSTFSIGVLSGATRKGNWVLPAQHNSFAFWGGVEIDLRKARFAEKHCTITAVAVMGGIDITVPDDIVVDVTGIGFMGAFETKDKHGAADSAPEGAPVVKINGLALMGGVEVKRVPRDREQRNGQTQLE, from the coding sequence GTGACGGAACAGCCGCAGCGCCCCGATCCCAAACAACTGAGGGCCTCGGACGCCGACCGCGAACGTGTGGCACAACTACTGCACAACGCGATGAGCGAGGGCCGCATAACGATGGCCGAGCTGGAGGAACGGCTCGGCACGGTGTACGCGGCCAAGACACTGGGCGAGTTGGAGCCGGTACTTGTCGATCTGCCAGGCGCCTCGGTGTCACACGCGCAGGTCACGCAGCCACCCGCGGGCGAGAACCTGCCGGACAAGCGGATCGGCGGCACACCCGGCTCGACGTTCTCGATCGGCGTGCTTTCGGGAGCCACCAGGAAGGGCAACTGGGTGCTGCCCGCCCAGCACAACAGCTTCGCGTTCTGGGGCGGCGTGGAGATCGATCTGCGCAAGGCGAGGTTCGCCGAGAAACACTGCACCATCACGGCGGTCGCCGTGATGGGCGGCATCGACATCACCGTTCCCGACGACATCGTCGTCGACGTCACCGGCATCGGGTTCATGGGTGCCTTCGAAACCAAGGACAAACATGGCGCTGCGGACTCGGCCCCGGAAGGCGCACCGGTCGTCAAGATCAACGGACTCGCGCTGATGGGCGGGGTCGAGGTCAAGCGCGTTCCGCGCGACCGCGAGCAGCGCAACGGACAGACACAACTCGAATAG
- the upp gene encoding uracil phosphoribosyltransferase codes for MDVLVVDHPLARARLSTMRDARTDSAAFRAALHELTVMLIYEATRDASLVTERIHTPVARTDGFRLAKPPLLVPVLRAGLGMADQAHKLIPEAQMGFVGLARDEATLRPTPYMESLPESLAQSPVFVLDPMLATGGSMEYTIRLLMERGATDVTAVCALAAPEGLKRLEEADLPLRVVTCSIDERLNDSGFIVPGLGDAGDRQYGAV; via the coding sequence ATGGACGTGCTCGTCGTCGACCACCCGCTGGCCAGGGCAAGGCTGTCAACCATGCGTGACGCCCGCACCGACAGCGCCGCGTTCCGCGCCGCCCTGCACGAGCTCACCGTCATGTTGATCTACGAGGCCACGCGGGACGCGTCACTGGTGACAGAGCGAATCCACACGCCCGTGGCACGCACGGACGGCTTCCGGCTGGCGAAGCCGCCGTTGCTGGTGCCGGTGTTGCGGGCGGGGCTGGGCATGGCCGACCAGGCGCACAAGCTCATCCCCGAGGCTCAGATGGGGTTCGTGGGGCTGGCGCGGGACGAGGCGACATTGCGGCCGACGCCGTACATGGAGTCGCTGCCGGAGTCACTGGCGCAGTCACCGGTGTTCGTCCTCGACCCGATGCTGGCCACCGGCGGCTCCATGGAATACACGATCAGGCTACTGATGGAGCGTGGCGCCACCGACGTGACGGCGGTGTGCGCGCTGGCCGCTCCGGAGGGGCTCAAGCGGCTGGAGGAGGCCGACCTGCCGCTACGGGTGGTCACCTGCAGCATCGACGAGCGGCTCAACGACTCCGGGTTCATCGTGCCCGGTCTCGGCGACGCAGGGGACCGGCAGTACGGAGCGGTGTGA
- a CDS encoding TetR/AcrR family transcriptional regulator, producing MPRPRTHDDALRQRLLDRAGELLADEGVKALSLRRLAGAVGTSTTAVYSLFGNKPGLVNELYVEGFRRFGARLRAVPPTNDVFEDLVRIGLEYRSSALADRRLYPIMFTNAVPGFEPDAACGELARQALRPLWDRVRAGIAAGALVDAGTDVIAVGYWACVHGLVSLELSHMLPGEFDMCTTYRRALRAHAEGWRR from the coding sequence GTGCCACGCCCGAGAACGCACGACGACGCGCTACGGCAACGGCTGCTGGACCGGGCAGGCGAGCTGCTCGCGGACGAGGGAGTCAAGGCACTGAGTCTGCGCAGGCTCGCCGGTGCCGTCGGTACGTCCACCACCGCGGTGTACTCACTGTTCGGCAACAAGCCCGGCCTCGTCAACGAACTCTACGTCGAGGGCTTCCGCCGGTTCGGGGCCCGGCTGCGGGCCGTGCCACCCACCAACGACGTCTTCGAGGACCTGGTTCGCATCGGCCTTGAGTATCGGTCTAGTGCGTTGGCCGACCGCAGGCTGTACCCGATCATGTTCACCAACGCGGTACCCGGCTTCGAACCGGACGCGGCCTGCGGTGAACTCGCCAGGCAGGCATTGCGACCGCTGTGGGACCGGGTACGCGCCGGCATCGCGGCGGGGGCCCTCGTGGACGCCGGTACCGACGTCATCGCCGTCGGCTACTGGGCCTGCGTGCACGGGCTGGTATCCCTCGAACTCAGCCACATGCTGCCTGGTGAGTTCGACATGTGCACCACCTACCGGCGCGCGCTCCGGGCACATGCGGAAGGCTGGCGCCGCTGA
- a CDS encoding MerR family transcriptional regulator: MGYPIAEAARRSGLSIDTLRYYERIKLLDPPARDASGRRVYSDADLVWLRLLTKLRGTGMSIRRMREYAALRKLGAASAGRRKAMLVEQRVALAERITQLRASLELLDYKIDNYERMEREGSKVRLDAST; encoded by the coding sequence ATGGGCTACCCGATAGCGGAAGCGGCCAGACGTAGTGGGTTGTCGATCGACACCCTCCGGTACTACGAGCGGATCAAGCTGCTCGACCCGCCCGCCAGGGACGCGTCGGGCAGGCGGGTCTACTCCGACGCGGATCTGGTGTGGTTGCGGTTGCTGACGAAGTTGCGAGGGACCGGCATGTCGATCAGGCGGATGCGCGAGTACGCGGCTCTGCGAAAGCTCGGGGCAGCGAGCGCAGGCAGGCGAAAGGCCATGCTCGTGGAGCAGCGCGTGGCACTGGCCGAACGCATCACGCAGCTGCGGGCCAGCCTCGAACTGCTCGATTACAAGATCGACAACTATGAGCGGATGGAGCGCGAGGGCTCCAAGGTCCGCCTCGACGCGTCCACCTAA